The genomic interval CGATCGCCCGCGCGGTGATCGAACCGCGGCAATTGCTGCTGATCGACGAGCCGACCAAGGGGCTGGCGCCGGCGATCATTGGCGCGCTGATCGACTGCTTCGCCGAACTCAAGCGCACCGGCGCCACCATTTTGTTAGTAGAGCAGAATTTCCACGTCGCCCAACAGATCGGCGACAGCGTGGTGGTGATGGACAATGGCGGCATCGTGCATCGCGGCACCATGGCCGAGCTCGCCGCCGACGTGCCGCTGCAGGAGCGCCTGCTCGGCCTCAGCCTGGAGGCGCATCAGTGACTTTACGCAATCCCCTCTCCGTCATTGCGAGCGAAGCGAAGCAATCCAGAGCCCGTGCACGGAGCTGGATTGCTTCGTCGGCTTCGCCTCCTCGCAATGACGATCGGAGCTGACATGACCGACGTCCCCGTCCCCGCGCCCTCCACCTCCGATCCGCTGCCGCAAGCCAAGCGAGATCTGCTGCCGGTGCTGCTGCCGGCGATCCTGGCGCTGTTGATGCTGCCGTTGGTCGGTTCGTTCTCGTCCTGGGTGACGCTGACGGTCGCCAGCCTGGCGATGGGGATGATGATCTTCATCATGGCGTCGGGCCTGACGCTGGTGTTCGGGCTGATGGACGTGCTGAATTTCGGCCACGGCGCGTTCATCGCGGTCGGCGCCTATGTGGCGACGCTGGTACTGCTGCCGCTGGCGGCGATGTCGGGAGCGGACTCGCTACTGACCAATCTCGCCGTGCTGGTGCCCGCAGTGCTGACTGCGATGGCGGTGTCCGGCGCGCTCGGCGTGGTGGTCGAGCGCGTGCTGATCCTGCCGGTGTATGGCCAGCATCTGAAGCAGATCCTGATGACCACCGGCGGACTGATCGTCGCCGAGCAGGCGCTGTATGCGCTGTGGGGGCCGCAGATCATCCCGCTGCCGCTACCG from Rhodopseudomonas palustris carries:
- a CDS encoding branched-chain amino acid ABC transporter permease, with the translated sequence MTDVPVPAPSTSDPLPQAKRDLLPVLLPAILALLMLPLVGSFSSWVTLTVASLAMGMMIFIMASGLTLVFGLMDVLNFGHGAFIAVGAYVATLVLLPLAAMSGADSLLTNLAVLVPAVLTAMAVSGALGVVVERVLILPVYGQHLKQILMTTGGLIVAEQALYALWGPQIIPLPLPTSLRGSFIIGDIAIAKYRLLVMLVGLVVFVGIQLTLNRTKIGLLIRAGVENREMVEALGYHVKRLFLGVFMVGSALAGLGGVMWALYREQVHASMGNELTVLIFIVVIIGGLGSVGGCFIGALLVAMVANYGGFLVPKLALVSNILLMVAILMWRPRGLYAVTSR